In one window of uncultured Acetobacteroides sp. DNA:
- a CDS encoding MFS transporter, protein MMNRNAALPIVRNDPKVVRGWVMYDWANSVYQLTIASTIFPIYFNSVTRTNGSYTVSFFGHEIVNTVLYSWSIAFAYLFVAILSPLLSSFADYTGRRRAFMKTFTLIGSVSCGALFFFNKNTIELGTIAFTLGTIGYGGSIVFYNSFLPVIASEDMQDRISARGYSLGYLGGVVLLLFNLFMIMQPGLFGIAHGSPLPAQISFVTVFLWWLGFSQITFEALPKYTLRKRKRKEKVLLNGYRELRQTFKKVIKSYRLTVFLIGFFFTMMGLLTTMFMAASYGEKQLGVKEDVLIGTILVIQLVGIAGAWSFARLSEKIGNMQALLASLVIWIAVCIYAFAIRGTGGFIVAAIIIGLVMGGTQSLARSTYSKMLPETTDHTSYFSFYDVLEKMATVLGTFMFGIIEAITGSMRYSVLSIAIFFVLGLVSFLLLVGRTKPNKSIA, encoded by the coding sequence ATGATGAACCGAAACGCAGCACTACCAATAGTTAGAAACGACCCGAAGGTTGTCCGCGGCTGGGTGATGTACGATTGGGCGAACTCGGTTTACCAGCTAACCATTGCCTCCACCATCTTCCCCATATACTTCAACTCGGTAACGCGCACCAATGGCAGCTACACGGTTTCGTTCTTTGGGCACGAGATCGTAAATACCGTACTCTACTCGTGGTCTATCGCCTTTGCCTACCTCTTCGTGGCAATCCTGTCGCCGCTGCTCTCCTCGTTTGCCGATTACACGGGGCGCCGGCGGGCCTTTATGAAGACCTTTACGCTCATCGGATCAGTATCGTGCGGGGCGCTTTTCTTCTTCAACAAAAACACCATCGAGCTGGGGACTATTGCGTTCACCCTCGGAACCATCGGCTACGGCGGCAGCATCGTCTTCTACAACTCGTTTCTTCCGGTGATAGCCAGCGAGGATATGCAGGATCGCATCAGCGCGCGAGGGTACTCGCTGGGCTACCTGGGCGGGGTAGTGCTGCTGCTGTTCAACCTTTTTATGATCATGCAGCCGGGACTATTCGGAATAGCGCATGGCTCCCCGCTTCCAGCCCAGATATCGTTTGTTACCGTATTCCTATGGTGGCTGGGATTCTCGCAGATTACCTTCGAGGCTCTCCCAAAGTACACGCTAAGGAAGCGCAAGCGAAAGGAAAAAGTTCTACTAAACGGCTACCGCGAGCTCCGGCAGACTTTCAAGAAGGTGATAAAGTCGTACCGGCTTACCGTATTCCTGATCGGGTTCTTCTTCACCATGATGGGGTTGCTAACCACCATGTTTATGGCGGCCAGCTACGGCGAAAAGCAGCTGGGGGTAAAGGAGGATGTGCTGATAGGCACCATTCTGGTTATTCAGCTGGTGGGCATTGCCGGGGCATGGTCGTTTGCCCGCCTATCGGAGAAGATTGGCAACATGCAGGCGCTGCTGGCATCGCTGGTTATCTGGATTGCCGTTTGCATCTACGCCTTTGCCATTAGGGGTACCGGCGGCTTTATCGTTGCCGCCATCATAATCGGGCTGGTGATGGGCGGTACGCAGTCGCTGGCGCGATCGACCTACTCGAAGATGCTGCCCGAAACCACCGACCACACCTCCTACTTCAGCTTCTACGACGTGCTGGAGAAGATGGCAACCGTTTTGGGCACCTTCATGTTCGGCATCATCGAGGCCATTACGGGCAGCATGCGCTACTCGGTGCTCTCCATCGCCATCTTCTTTGTGCTGGGGCTGGTATCCTTCCTGCTTTTGGTTGGCAGGACAAAGCCTAACAAATCCATTGCCTAA
- a CDS encoding sodium/sugar symporter, whose amino-acid sequence MKFNALDYIILIGYILIILGIGLGVAREKKGKKKNTSDYFLASKGLPWWIIGSSLIASNISAEQFIGMSGSGFAIGMGIASYEFMAAITLIIVAVFFLPIFLKMGIFTMPEFLEQRYDNRVKTTMAIFWLAVFIFVNLASILYLGALTIKNVIFEGKDLLIMGYNVDPLWFGIIALGAFSATYSIYGGLKSVAMTDVVQVVFLIGGGLFTTYVALQYLGDNGNAFDGFIKLTEKAPEKFDMILSKDNPQYSNLPGISVLIGGMWIANLYYWGCNQYIIQRALAAKSVKEAQSGLAFAGILKLLLPLIVVIPGIVAFVINSDPTNVHHNEIAKPDAAYPWLLHNFVPNGVKGLAFAALVAAIVSSLASMMNSISTIFTMDIYNCYIKKDASQTHLVKVGRITAGVALLIAIPVAILLQNLDQAFQYIQEFTGFISPGALAIFLLGFFWKKATANGALFAALGTFIFSALLKFATPDLPFMDRMMVVFFICVLIMVIAAYIEKKPVTSAKSIIYDRSMLVTGRGFKIASFFIIAFLIFIYIIWW is encoded by the coding sequence ATGAAATTTAACGCTTTAGACTACATCATCCTCATCGGCTACATCCTCATTATACTTGGGATTGGCCTAGGAGTAGCTAGGGAAAAGAAGGGAAAGAAGAAGAACACCTCCGACTACTTTCTTGCAAGCAAAGGGCTACCCTGGTGGATAATCGGATCGTCGCTTATTGCGAGCAACATCTCGGCCGAGCAGTTCATTGGCATGTCGGGATCGGGCTTTGCCATCGGAATGGGCATTGCATCGTACGAGTTTATGGCCGCCATTACGCTGATTATTGTTGCCGTGTTCTTCCTTCCCATCTTCCTTAAGATGGGCATCTTTACCATGCCCGAGTTCCTGGAGCAGCGCTACGACAATAGGGTAAAAACAACCATGGCCATCTTCTGGCTGGCTGTCTTTATTTTTGTAAACCTAGCCTCCATCCTCTACCTAGGCGCACTTACCATCAAGAACGTCATCTTCGAGGGCAAGGACCTGCTCATCATGGGGTACAATGTCGATCCTCTTTGGTTCGGTATCATTGCGCTGGGTGCATTCTCTGCCACGTACTCGATATACGGAGGCCTAAAGTCGGTAGCCATGACCGATGTGGTTCAGGTAGTCTTTCTGATTGGTGGCGGATTGTTTACCACCTACGTGGCGCTTCAGTACCTTGGCGATAACGGCAACGCCTTCGATGGCTTTATTAAACTTACCGAGAAGGCACCCGAGAAGTTCGACATGATTCTGAGCAAGGACAATCCTCAGTACTCGAACCTGCCAGGCATAAGCGTGCTTATTGGAGGAATGTGGATTGCCAACCTCTACTACTGGGGATGCAACCAGTACATTATCCAGCGTGCGCTGGCCGCAAAGAGCGTCAAGGAGGCACAGTCGGGGCTTGCGTTTGCTGGAATCCTTAAGCTCCTCCTTCCCCTAATAGTTGTTATCCCCGGAATCGTGGCATTTGTCATCAATAGCGATCCCACCAATGTGCACCACAACGAGATTGCCAAACCCGATGCCGCCTACCCCTGGCTGCTGCACAACTTTGTGCCCAACGGGGTTAAAGGCTTAGCCTTTGCGGCGCTGGTGGCCGCTATCGTCAGCTCGCTGGCCTCCATGATGAACAGCATCTCCACCATCTTTACCATGGATATCTACAACTGCTACATCAAGAAGGATGCCTCGCAAACCCACCTTGTTAAGGTGGGTCGAATTACGGCTGGGGTAGCGCTCCTTATTGCCATTCCAGTAGCCATTCTGCTCCAGAACCTCGACCAAGCCTTCCAGTATATCCAGGAGTTTACCGGCTTTATAAGCCCTGGTGCACTCGCCATCTTCCTTCTAGGCTTCTTCTGGAAAAAAGCAACCGCAAATGGCGCGCTTTTCGCCGCCTTGGGCACCTTCATATTCTCGGCGTTGCTGAAGTTTGCCACGCCAGATCTTCCTTTTATGGATAGAATGATGGTTGTCTTCTTCATCTGCGTTCTGATAATGGTTATTGCCGCATACATCGAAAAGAAGCCGGTGACTAGCGCCAAGTCCATCATCTACGACAGGAGTATGCTCGTTACCGGAAGGGGGTTCAAGATTGCCTCGTTCTTTATAATTGCATTTCTAATATTTATCTACATTATTTGGTGGTAG